The following coding sequences are from one Treponema bryantii window:
- a CDS encoding exodeoxyribonuclease V subunit gamma, with protein sequence MKNVYTSWDLDLLADKLTEQIMENWKTPFSSPAVVFTDPKTEQWFKLHWLKNKGTGNSILMNLKTLRIQQFLFDLVTPQSTEAHSVEKLSVELLRDVIIKKLTEKNAAGKYYFQTLNAPEVETYITGGSSAINANHLYDFSETIASLFMDYEDVRPDTLNEVLEKSHWQKKLYDEVIGTDGIKIKDTRYLTLYQLAEQNKKTNNGSLAFSWPDERPVFIFGFSGLGQIYRSILNDFSKEHTLEVFIQTSDDKNQENQLLEKWAVFGREHLQLWTKDTPPHNLDISVSHSKTDTILHRIQKSIAENSTLTTEQYSEEDNSLTLTGAPTRLREIEAVHSKICKLLTQNDGTQLGDILVVAPQIQEYKTAIEQVFDQTDQYAADSNFPYIPYTIADFSGERSLTAEALHILFGILKKGYLCRSDVFELLHNYLVQTVRNISDEEVSNWADWATNLNIYRDRENHEEWQKAKNRLLLARLTTDLTETNDCQFLPYESMSTADSNSLYKFIQVVDELEEWASYSDKEKLNIDDITQLEILLKNWLLLSDNIPDGLYNESLVFQNVVEEIERQRLTAEPEVFSDCFANALFDRSAAVTLHSANILTKGVTFANFESNRVLSAKYIFFMGLDSKSFPGVDSDNELDLRKLNDERQPGDESIPLKNKNAFLCQLMTAREGFFISYVNKNLQKDEDFFMSSVLKDLFETIYPLNKKLKKQIYETQINIDEDRFWSELYTQREFRNKKNFIKLQESDNEITQTGEQSQHNAIPQDSALASDTASALPDRITIGQMKAFLQEPFIFMVNQKLNNNYDDEEKEQLEFEPLALNAKVSSDIRKSYIQSSLKNENTITAESISFELNIHNALPDDFFGEKAAEIVLKNSKTILEAIQACSFTSNLVFNENTMLLIKQLPGITPKDWFISGELAWYNKDFNQTKIINTLELSNSENVLTGYITSLLLLASQPESDTSEYSITLNAAVLSEGQAKIKHQKYKTTPEFARAILNKIYNAMFISRFNKSAPAKLVQNDFKKNDDEQLSFQNFKNKLIDSYNNGEWQYFSKRKLFDLDKDIGYSHEKFAEEWQTAKAHQAELIQYIAQSASHITGRGK encoded by the coding sequence ATGAAAAACGTTTATACTTCATGGGATCTTGATCTTCTTGCAGATAAATTAACTGAACAAATCATGGAAAACTGGAAAACTCCTTTCAGTTCTCCGGCAGTCGTTTTTACTGACCCGAAGACAGAGCAGTGGTTCAAGCTTCACTGGCTCAAAAACAAGGGCACCGGCAATTCCATTCTGATGAATCTCAAAACCCTCCGAATCCAGCAGTTTCTTTTTGATCTGGTAACTCCTCAAAGCACTGAAGCCCATAGCGTTGAAAAGCTTTCTGTAGAACTTCTGCGTGATGTCATTATTAAAAAGCTCACAGAAAAAAATGCCGCAGGAAAATATTATTTTCAGACTCTTAACGCTCCAGAAGTTGAAACTTATATCACCGGCGGTTCTTCTGCAATCAACGCAAATCATCTTTATGATTTTTCTGAAACAATCGCCAGCCTTTTTATGGATTATGAAGATGTCCGACCAGATACATTGAATGAAGTACTTGAAAAATCTCACTGGCAGAAAAAGCTTTATGATGAAGTAATTGGAACTGATGGAATTAAAATCAAAGATACCCGATATTTAACACTTTATCAGCTTGCTGAACAGAATAAAAAAACAAATAACGGTTCACTTGCTTTTAGCTGGCCGGACGAACGTCCTGTTTTTATTTTCGGTTTCTCCGGACTTGGTCAGATTTACCGCAGCATTCTGAATGACTTTTCAAAAGAGCATACTCTGGAAGTTTTTATCCAGACTTCTGATGATAAAAATCAAGAAAATCAGCTGCTGGAAAAATGGGCAGTTTTTGGCCGGGAGCACCTTCAACTTTGGACAAAGGACACTCCGCCTCACAACCTGGACATCAGCGTCTCACATTCTAAAACCGACACTATCCTCCACCGTATTCAAAAGTCCATCGCAGAAAACTCTACGCTGACAACAGAGCAATATTCCGAAGAAGATAATTCTCTTACCCTCACCGGAGCCCCTACCCGTCTTCGTGAAATTGAAGCAGTTCATTCAAAAATCTGTAAACTGCTGACACAGAATGACGGCACACAACTTGGAGATATTCTCGTTGTTGCGCCTCAAATTCAGGAATATAAAACTGCAATCGAACAGGTATTTGATCAGACTGACCAGTACGCTGCAGATTCAAACTTTCCTTACATTCCATATACAATTGCAGACTTTTCAGGCGAACGGTCACTGACTGCAGAGGCACTTCACATTCTTTTTGGAATTCTCAAAAAAGGCTATCTGTGCCGCTCTGATGTTTTTGAACTTTTGCATAATTATCTTGTGCAGACTGTACGAAATATTTCCGATGAAGAAGTTTCTAACTGGGCAGACTGGGCCACAAATCTGAATATTTACCGCGACCGTGAAAATCATGAAGAATGGCAGAAGGCTAAAAACCGTTTACTACTTGCCCGTCTCACAACAGACCTCACAGAAACTAACGACTGTCAGTTTTTACCTTATGAATCAATGAGCACAGCAGACAGCAATTCTCTTTACAAGTTTATTCAGGTAGTGGATGAACTTGAAGAATGGGCTTCATATTCTGATAAAGAAAAACTAAACATTGACGACATCACTCAGCTTGAAATACTTCTCAAAAACTGGCTGCTTCTCAGCGACAATATTCCGGATGGACTTTACAATGAAAGCCTTGTTTTCCAGAATGTTGTAGAAGAAATTGAACGACAGCGGCTTACCGCTGAACCTGAAGTTTTTTCAGACTGTTTTGCAAACGCTTTATTTGACCGTTCTGCAGCAGTTACACTTCACAGTGCAAATATTTTAACAAAAGGCGTTACCTTCGCAAACTTTGAATCAAACCGCGTCCTCTCAGCAAAGTATATTTTCTTTATGGGACTTGATTCAAAAAGCTTCCCCGGCGTAGACAGTGATAACGAACTTGATCTCAGAAAACTGAACGACGAACGTCAGCCAGGAGACGAATCAATTCCGTTGAAAAACAAAAACGCCTTCCTCTGCCAGCTCATGACTGCACGCGAAGGATTTTTTATCAGCTACGTAAATAAAAATCTTCAGAAAGATGAAGACTTTTTTATGTCTTCTGTTCTTAAGGATTTATTCGAAACAATTTATCCGTTAAACAAAAAATTAAAAAAGCAGATTTACGAAACTCAGATAAATATTGATGAAGACCGTTTCTGGAGCGAGTTGTATACTCAGCGTGAATTCCGTAACAAGAAAAATTTCATCAAACTTCAGGAAAGCGATAACGAAATAACGCAAACCGGAGAACAATCGCAGCACAACGCAATTCCACAAGACTCTGCTCTTGCATCAGACACTGCATCTGCACTTCCAGACCGTATAACAATAGGCCAGATGAAAGCCTTTCTTCAGGAACCGTTTATCTTTATGGTTAATCAGAAACTGAACAACAATTATGATGATGAAGAAAAAGAGCAGCTTGAATTTGAACCTCTGGCACTGAATGCAAAAGTCAGTTCTGATATCAGAAAGTCATATATTCAATCCAGTCTCAAAAATGAAAACACAATTACAGCAGAAAGCATTTCCTTTGAACTGAATATTCATAATGCACTTCCTGATGATTTCTTTGGAGAAAAAGCAGCCGAGATAGTTCTGAAAAACAGCAAAACAATTCTTGAAGCAATACAGGCGTGCTCATTCACCAGCAATCTTGTCTTTAATGAAAATACAATGCTTCTGATTAAGCAGCTTCCAGGCATCACACCAAAAGACTGGTTTATTTCCGGAGAACTTGCCTGGTACAACAAAGATTTTAATCAGACAAAAATTATCAATACTCTTGAGCTTTCAAATTCAGAAAACGTTCTTACCGGTTATATAACTTCACTTCTCCTGCTCGCTTCACAACCAGAAAGCGACACCAGTGAATACAGCATAACCTTGAATGCTGCCGTTCTCTCGGAAGGTCAGGCAAAGATTAAGCATCAGAAATACAAAACCACTCCAGAGTTTGCGCGAGCTATTCTGAACAAAATCTATAATGCAATGTTCATTTCACGGTTTAATAAAAGTGCACCTGCAAAACTTGTTCAGAATGATTTTAAGAAAAATGATGATGAACAGCTTTCGTTCCAGAACTTTAAGAATAAACTTATTGATTCTTATAACAACGGAGAATGGCAGTATTTTTCAAAACGAAAACTTTTTGATTTAGACAAAGACATCGGCTACTCTCATGAAAAATTTGCAGAAGAGTGGCAGACAGCAAAGGCTCATCAGGCAGAACTGATTCAATACATAGCACAGAGTGCTTCGCATATTACAGGCAGGGGAAAATAG
- a CDS encoding UvrD-helicase domain-containing protein has protein sequence MALKEFNLDNYSDITESMYIQASAGTGKTYNITGIVKKLIDKKVRLEEILVVTYTEKAAGELRDRIRAKCPDEDVDNAAIFTIHSFCQKTLSEFSFTANQCASLSLVDDDAIDDFIDRWIRDVLKNNSDFKQLFVDAEKQSTFINNLKRDFKQALSKYYLDYQHDEVESIVKLDEDNFIFFEDTPLSFTTFEQVTAPQRIEDLFIIQGFEEAWTELNEKLYAKKAEDFKNSILSNISENHTFGFDGRSIQERWIGEEIAEVFLYFKNLKESYKKLLEKRSTLPLKKFYISQLKNLYTAWQKEKENNKMQSYDDMLRSVREAVCQPESALKKQLQKKYKYAIIDEFQDTNQKQWDIFKTVFMEDSDHVIIVVGDPKQSIYSFQGADVNVYENAIKAIAANGGGEYYLATNYRSTDSMVERCNDLFQTKNNSTPFFSLDSGITFSDSKPSHKKAPAKYCGKIIEPVWIAGRTEHRTTEEEFATIAVQQIIDCCTFENGKTKLQVFDKDKEDETGNCSELRNVSFHDFAILVRSSSEYTEIERALKKAGIPSLRYKDANLFAGKECTQWISLFNAITAKDFTGQKRAILSEALFTDFFCIPLESVENEEFDNPSCPQRQIIIQWQELARQRKWAKLLENIFEVTNIENRLSDLGQMLSLTKIRQIGKYAVDYLYKTDSSLEDLSKHLLRLSTSSDSSIDDGDIVEKGTDFDCVQLMTIHASKGLEFPVVIVPAGLRGRNKQGPCAWLYHDENRNAKLSFCDYGKTKYQTEEDFERERLFYVAYTRASSILMLPVYDIWQSEGDKDAKDGIYNFLNDNITALSDKKDEEEKTLTRSISKNDKKFDELKEDVLAILQEFKKSKDETNAGLILEQDISEEEQLAVTKELSSKIPTLSIHKHSYSSLSHKKSAAEDMTENGGRADKEGTEEQKVSLARFDLAANPVSYIVIPDSDSAYPPAAAAPYNYPKGTKLGIALHEVFEKTDFSASQDDEGLRRLITACFEKQTLSIPENDPDQWLTYTAALLWNTLNAKLPEITGFTQTCRYFKLSELAAEDRISEAEFNMNADIIAGSDVTTDGDITGALKNYCNGFIDLVFKRNIGGRDLYSILDWKSDTFEAGEYSDGTLLKTHTDDRYSIQRVLYSYSLIKWLASFYRDETEAQIFENHFGGIYYAYVRGCHADTCSGIYARTWNSWQELENAFKKIMGAEHESR, from the coding sequence ATGGCACTTAAAGAATTTAATTTAGATAATTATTCTGACATTACAGAATCCATGTATATTCAGGCCTCTGCAGGAACCGGAAAAACTTATAACATTACCGGAATCGTAAAAAAGCTCATTGATAAAAAAGTCAGGCTTGAAGAAATACTTGTCGTAACCTATACCGAAAAAGCAGCCGGAGAATTACGCGACCGAATCAGAGCAAAATGTCCTGATGAAGATGTAGACAATGCTGCAATTTTTACAATTCATTCGTTCTGTCAGAAAACTCTCAGTGAATTTTCATTTACTGCAAATCAGTGTGCATCTCTTTCTCTTGTTGATGATGACGCAATTGATGATTTTATTGACCGCTGGATTCGAGACGTACTGAAAAACAATTCAGATTTCAAGCAGCTTTTTGTAGATGCAGAAAAACAATCTACATTCATAAACAATCTTAAAAGAGATTTCAAACAGGCGCTCTCAAAATATTATCTTGATTATCAGCATGATGAAGTTGAAAGCATTGTAAAGCTTGATGAAGACAATTTTATTTTCTTTGAAGATACACCACTCTCTTTTACCACTTTTGAACAGGTTACAGCTCCACAAAGAATAGAAGATCTTTTTATTATCCAGGGCTTTGAAGAAGCCTGGACAGAACTTAATGAAAAGCTTTATGCAAAAAAAGCTGAAGATTTTAAGAACTCGATTTTATCAAATATCAGTGAAAATCACACTTTTGGTTTTGATGGAAGAAGCATACAGGAGAGATGGATTGGAGAAGAAATCGCCGAAGTCTTTCTGTATTTTAAGAATCTAAAAGAGTCATATAAAAAGCTTCTTGAGAAAAGGTCTACGCTTCCACTTAAGAAATTTTATATTTCTCAACTCAAAAATCTTTACACAGCCTGGCAGAAGGAAAAAGAAAACAATAAAATGCAGAGCTACGATGATATGCTCAGAAGTGTACGCGAAGCTGTCTGTCAGCCGGAGTCAGCACTTAAAAAACAGCTTCAGAAAAAATATAAATACGCAATCATCGATGAGTTTCAGGATACAAACCAGAAGCAGTGGGACATTTTCAAAACCGTTTTTATGGAAGATTCAGATCACGTAATTATTGTGGTAGGTGATCCAAAGCAATCTATTTACTCCTTCCAGGGAGCAGATGTAAACGTTTATGAAAATGCCATTAAGGCAATCGCTGCAAATGGCGGCGGAGAATATTATCTTGCCACAAACTACCGTTCAACTGATTCAATGGTAGAAAGATGTAATGATTTATTTCAGACTAAAAATAACAGCACTCCTTTTTTCAGTCTGGATTCCGGAATAACCTTTTCTGATTCAAAACCTTCTCATAAAAAAGCCCCTGCAAAATACTGCGGAAAAATCATAGAGCCGGTATGGATAGCAGGCCGCACTGAACATAGAACGACAGAAGAAGAGTTTGCCACAATTGCCGTTCAGCAGATTATAGACTGCTGTACTTTTGAAAACGGAAAAACAAAACTCCAGGTTTTCGACAAAGATAAGGAAGACGAGACTGGTAACTGTTCTGAACTTCGCAATGTAAGTTTTCATGATTTTGCAATTTTAGTACGTTCTTCATCTGAATATACAGAAATTGAGAGGGCATTAAAAAAAGCCGGTATCCCGTCTCTGCGTTATAAGGATGCAAATCTTTTTGCAGGAAAAGAATGTACTCAATGGATTTCTCTGTTTAATGCAATAACCGCAAAAGATTTTACAGGACAAAAAAGAGCAATTTTAAGTGAAGCTCTTTTTACAGATTTTTTCTGTATTCCACTTGAATCTGTTGAAAACGAAGAATTTGATAATCCTTCCTGCCCACAAAGACAGATCATAATTCAATGGCAGGAACTTGCACGTCAGAGAAAATGGGCAAAGCTTCTTGAAAATATTTTTGAAGTTACAAATATAGAAAACAGACTTTCCGATTTAGGTCAGATGCTGTCGCTTACAAAAATCCGCCAGATTGGAAAATACGCTGTTGATTATCTGTATAAAACCGATAGCTCTCTCGAAGACCTTAGCAAACATCTTCTTCGACTTTCGACCTCATCGGATTCTTCTATTGATGATGGTGACATTGTAGAAAAAGGAACTGATTTTGACTGTGTTCAGCTTATGACAATCCATGCGTCAAAGGGTCTTGAATTCCCGGTTGTTATCGTTCCTGCTGGTTTAAGAGGAAGAAATAAACAGGGACCATGTGCATGGCTTTATCATGATGAAAACAGAAATGCAAAATTGAGTTTCTGTGATTACGGAAAAACGAAATACCAGACAGAAGAAGATTTTGAAAGAGAACGACTTTTCTATGTTGCATACACACGTGCTTCTTCCATTCTTATGCTTCCTGTTTATGATATCTGGCAATCAGAAGGAGACAAGGACGCAAAAGACGGTATTTATAATTTCTTAAATGATAACATAACAGCTCTTTCTGATAAAAAAGATGAAGAAGAAAAAACTCTTACGAGAAGCATTTCAAAAAATGATAAAAAATTTGATGAACTGAAAGAAGATGTTCTGGCAATACTTCAGGAATTCAAAAAATCAAAAGATGAAACAAACGCCGGGCTGATATTAGAACAGGATATCTCAGAAGAAGAACAGTTGGCAGTTACTAAAGAACTCTCGTCAAAAATTCCGACTCTCTCTATTCACAAACATTCCTACTCTTCTCTTTCTCATAAAAAGTCAGCCGCTGAAGACATGACAGAAAATGGTGGACGAGCGGATAAGGAAGGCACAGAAGAACAGAAGGTTTCACTTGCACGCTTTGATCTGGCAGCAAATCCGGTTTCCTACATTGTAATCCCTGACTCAGATTCAGCTTACCCGCCAGCCGCAGCAGCTCCTTACAATTACCCTAAAGGAACAAAACTTGGTATTGCTCTTCATGAAGTTTTCGAAAAAACTGATTTTTCTGCATCACAGGATGATGAGGGACTGCGCCGTCTCATAACGGCCTGCTTCGAGAAGCAGACCTTGAGTATCCCCGAGAACGATCCAGATCAGTGGCTCACATATACAGCCGCCCTCCTGTGGAATACCCTCAACGCAAAACTTCCGGAGATTACCGGCTTCACACAGACCTGCCGCTATTTTAAACTCAGCGAACTCGCAGCCGAAGACCGGATCAGCGAAGCCGAGTTCAACATGAACGCCGACATAATCGCGGGGTCCGACGTCACCACAGACGGCGATATCACCGGTGCACTAAAAAATTACTGCAATGGCTTTATCGACCTCGTATTCAAACGCAATATCGGTGGCAGAGACCTCTACTCCATCCTCGACTGGAAGAGCGACACCTTCGAAGCCGGCGAATATTCCGACGGTACACTTCTCAAGACACACACCGACGACCGCTATTCTATCCAGCGTGTTTTATATTCTTATAGCCTCATCAAATGGCTTGCTTCTTTCTACAGGGATGAGACCGAAGCACAGATATTCGAAAATCATTTCGGCGGAATTTATTACGCTTACGTCCGAGGCTGTCATGCAGACACCTGCAGCGGAATCTATGCACGAACCTGGAACAGCTGGCAGGAACTGGAAAACGCATTTAAGAAAATAATGGGAGCAGAACATGAAAGCAGATAA
- a CDS encoding ATP-dependent DNA helicase: protein MKADKQQLKDFIKKLSDMNCITPVWEKVLDVLIQLEPDVSFEALAVICIYFSLLDDGNICIPLAAGKLTDKWQKKWEGLLLQEGRLSQKTDDIKYFADLIAKSLPQISTEKLPNLISYSDSSKPFIIDSGWLFAAKYYKAKINIERRISLIMPHNTISPLEEEKQNIREYFKNLTCSETQPPMILKDEQINAILRGLDENLIITGGPGTGKTTVVCYLLWEFFLTKDIMNYSLFLAAPSGKAADRMKESISETLARLNLNAIPEGPQRTTARTVFEKLNSAQSSTIHRLLSFNPSTNGFRYNAENQFEKKSIFVIDEASMIDITLFSSLLEAIPEGARVFILGDKDQLPSVQAGAVLGELLAKKTSSVAELKQSSRFNDNSDVGRLKNAMQEDSSLDKKLAFLTNWNEWKNSHSFTSIPQGDFPVTTFVPEKNFTERTKQLEEIITSWSQAFYENLVQQAHDASVDFTPSKLNSLWQSASKARILCAERRGLQGVETINNQICESIIKKYNLPADDDYFTGQLLMLTKNQAIFCLYNGDSGIVVENNGLKYLMVKKEIKNSSDTAGQQATNDRSLVQHGIFQKGSYIFYPLHLLPKESIETAYAITIHKSQGSGYKAILVLLPSLIGHPLLNRQIAYTAITRTEGATYIFADYDTLEHARQTVIERDTQIHL from the coding sequence ATGAAAGCAGATAAACAACAACTCAAAGATTTTATCAAAAAACTCTCCGACATGAACTGCATCACTCCCGTCTGGGAAAAAGTTCTTGATGTTCTAATTCAGCTGGAACCCGATGTCAGCTTTGAAGCGCTCGCCGTAATCTGCATTTATTTTTCTCTCCTCGATGACGGCAACATCTGTATTCCATTAGCAGCAGGTAAACTTACAGATAAATGGCAGAAAAAATGGGAAGGACTTCTTTTGCAGGAAGGCAGACTTTCACAAAAGACTGATGATATTAAATATTTTGCAGACCTTATCGCAAAAAGCTTACCACAGATTTCCACAGAAAAACTTCCGAATCTTATTTCATATTCTGACTCTTCAAAACCTTTTATAATCGATTCCGGATGGCTTTTTGCCGCAAAGTATTATAAGGCAAAAATCAATATAGAAAGAAGAATCAGCCTGATAATGCCTCACAACACAATTTCTCCTCTTGAAGAAGAAAAGCAGAATATTCGGGAATACTTTAAGAATCTTACATGCAGCGAAACTCAGCCTCCAATGATCCTTAAAGACGAACAGATAAACGCAATTCTCCGCGGCCTTGATGAAAACCTCATTATCACCGGCGGACCTGGAACCGGTAAGACAACTGTAGTCTGCTATCTTTTGTGGGAGTTTTTTCTTACAAAGGATATCATGAATTATTCTCTGTTCCTTGCAGCCCCAAGCGGAAAAGCCGCAGACCGCATGAAGGAAAGTATTTCTGAGACACTTGCACGATTGAATCTTAATGCAATTCCCGAAGGCCCGCAGCGCACCACAGCTCGTACAGTTTTTGAAAAACTTAACAGTGCCCAGTCTTCAACAATTCATCGTCTTCTCAGTTTTAATCCTTCAACCAACGGCTTCCGCTATAACGCAGAAAATCAGTTTGAAAAGAAATCGATTTTTGTAATTGATGAAGCAAGTATGATTGATATTACTCTCTTCAGTTCTCTTCTCGAAGCAATTCCAGAAGGTGCACGGGTTTTCATTCTTGGAGATAAAGACCAGCTGCCTTCCGTTCAGGCAGGTGCAGTTCTTGGCGAACTCTTAGCAAAAAAGACCAGTAGTGTTGCAGAGCTTAAGCAGTCCAGCCGCTTTAATGACAATTCAGATGTCGGACGGCTTAAAAACGCAATGCAGGAAGATTCCAGTCTCGACAAAAAACTGGCATTTCTTACAAACTGGAACGAGTGGAAAAACAGCCACAGCTTCACGAGCATACCTCAGGGAGATTTCCCGGTTACAACCTTTGTACCAGAGAAAAATTTTACAGAGCGTACAAAACAACTTGAAGAAATAATAACCTCATGGAGCCAGGCTTTTTATGAAAACCTCGTTCAGCAGGCCCACGATGCTTCTGTAGATTTCACTCCTTCAAAACTCAATTCCCTCTGGCAGTCTGCAAGCAAAGCCCGCATTCTCTGTGCAGAACGCAGAGGTCTTCAGGGCGTTGAAACAATCAACAATCAGATTTGTGAGAGTATTATAAAAAAATACAATCTGCCGGCAGACGACGATTACTTTACCGGCCAGCTTCTGATGCTGACAAAGAACCAAGCAATATTCTGTCTTTATAACGGAGACTCTGGAATTGTTGTAGAAAACAACGGGCTAAAATATCTGATGGTGAAAAAGGAAATAAAAAACAGTTCAGACACAGCGGGACAGCAAGCCACTAACGACCGTTCGTTAGTACAACATGGTATTTTTCAGAAGGGCAGTTACATCTTCTACCCTCTTCATCTGCTTCCAAAAGAATCAATTGAAACAGCGTACGCAATTACAATTCATAAATCGCAGGGCTCTGGTTACAAGGCCATTCTTGTACTGCTGCCATCGCTGATAGGACACCCTCTTTTGAACCGGCAGATTGCTTATACTGCAATCACCAGAACAGAGGGAGCTACATATATTTTTGCTGATTACGATACTCTGGAGCACGCCCGACAGACAGTCATCGAGCGCGACACACAGATTCATCTCTAG
- the malQ gene encoding 4-alpha-glucanotransferase, which translates to MAKSNVTQFKKRGSGVLMHISSLPGPFGIGTLGKNAYKFIDFLAKAGQSYWQILPVCPTGYGNSPYQSFSTFAGNPYFIDFDLLKKDGLLSKKDYDGIDWGADPTCADFGLLYVKRNELFAKLQDNFEKKTPEDYKAFCRKNKFWLEDFALFMAVKDAHNGASFMDWEKDIRLREEKAVADWKKKCARRMEYYKMLQYLFFKQWKDLRAYAASKDIKIIGDIPIYVSADSADVWTHPENFLLSKKGVPLEVAGCPPDAFTDKGQLWGNPVYNWKQLKEDGYGWWKQRLKASLEIYDILRIDHFRGFESFYCIKYGAEDAKNGKWRKGPGVDLFKEVEKALGKVPIIAEDLGYLTPKVHKMLKDCGFPGMKVIQFAFGGDDTNTYLPHNIPENSIVYTGSHDNDPINGWVESASPAELDHAMKYFKLTDKAQMCETMMKAALECKAFVCILTMQDLIGLGHEARMNFPSSVGENWKWRATEEQITADEAKWLKQASKAAGRN; encoded by the coding sequence ATGGCTAAATCAAACGTAACACAGTTTAAAAAACGTGGAAGCGGTGTGCTGATGCATATTTCTTCGCTTCCTGGACCTTTTGGAATCGGTACCCTTGGTAAAAATGCATATAAGTTTATAGATTTCCTTGCGAAAGCAGGGCAGAGCTACTGGCAGATTCTGCCGGTTTGTCCTACCGGTTATGGTAACTCTCCTTATCAGAGCTTTTCTACCTTTGCAGGAAATCCTTATTTTATAGATTTTGATTTACTTAAAAAGGACGGACTTCTCTCAAAAAAAGACTACGATGGAATTGACTGGGGTGCTGATCCGACCTGTGCAGACTTCGGTCTTCTTTATGTAAAGCGTAACGAGCTGTTTGCAAAACTTCAGGATAATTTTGAAAAGAAAACTCCAGAGGATTACAAGGCTTTCTGCCGTAAGAATAAATTCTGGCTTGAGGATTTTGCCCTGTTTATGGCTGTAAAGGATGCTCACAATGGTGCTTCTTTTATGGACTGGGAAAAGGATATCCGCCTTCGTGAAGAAAAAGCTGTGGCTGACTGGAAAAAGAAGTGCGCCCGCCGCATGGAATATTACAAGATGCTTCAGTATCTCTTCTTTAAGCAGTGGAAAGATCTTCGTGCTTATGCGGCTTCTAAGGATATAAAGATTATTGGTGATATTCCGATTTATGTTTCTGCCGACAGTGCTGATGTTTGGACTCATCCGGAAAACTTTTTGCTTAGCAAGAAGGGAGTCCCTCTTGAGGTTGCAGGTTGTCCTCCTGATGCGTTTACCGATAAGGGACAACTCTGGGGTAATCCGGTTTATAACTGGAAACAGCTTAAGGAAGACGGCTACGGCTGGTGGAAGCAGAGACTTAAGGCCAGTCTTGAGATTTATGATATTTTGCGTATTGATCACTTCCGCGGTTTTGAATCTTTCTATTGTATAAAGTATGGTGCGGAAGATGCTAAGAATGGTAAGTGGCGTAAAGGACCTGGAGTTGATTTATTCAAGGAAGTAGAGAAGGCTCTTGGAAAGGTTCCGATTATTGCGGAGGATTTGGGATATCTAACTCCTAAGGTTCATAAAATGCTTAAGGACTGCGGCTTCCCTGGAATGAAGGTGATTCAGTTTGCCTTTGGTGGAGATGATACAAATACTTATCTTCCTCACAATATTCCTGAGAACAGCATTGTATATACCGGCTCACACGATAACGATCCGATCAACGGCTGGGTTGAGTCGGCTAGCCCGGCTGAACTCGACCACGCAATGAAATACTTCAAGCTTACCGATAAAGCCCAGATGTGTGAAACAATGATGAAAGCAGCTCTTGAGTGTAAGGCCTTCGTGTGCATTCTTACTATGCAGGATCTTATTGGTCTGGGCCACGAAGCACGAATGAACTTCCCGTCATCGGTTGGTGAAAACTGGAAGTGGCGTGCAACTGAAGAGCAGATTACTGCGGATGAGGCTAAATGGCTGAAGCAGGCAAGCAAGGCTGCCGGACGTAACTAG